A stretch of the Nicotiana tabacum cultivar K326 chromosome 6, ASM71507v2, whole genome shotgun sequence genome encodes the following:
- the LOC107797051 gene encoding metal transporter Nramp6-like (The RefSeq protein has 2 substitutions, 2 frameshifts compared to this genomic sequence), translating to MAANSSPQPQFMTNTANKNLSNQPLIDDIEYDQIVVPDKKSWKNIFSYVGPGFLVCIAYIDPGNFQTDLQAGAQYKYGLLWIILLASFAALVIQSLAANLGVVTGKHLAEHCRKEYPKVPNFILWIIAEIAIVACDIPEVIGTAFALNMLFRIPIWCGVLITGLSTLGLLLLQQYGVRKLEFLIAFLVLTIAVCFFVELGYAKPESSEVLHGLFVPQLKGSGATKLAIPLLGAIVMPHNLFLHSALVLSRKIPRSVNGIRDACRYYLIESGLALMVAFLINISVISVSGAVCNSSTMTADDREKCEDLDLNKASFLLQNVLGNWSSKLFAIALLASGQSSTITGTYAGQYVMQGFLDLRLKPWIRNFLTRSLAIVPSLIVSLIGGSAGAGDLIIIASMILSFELPFALIPLLKFTSSKTKMGSHVNPVAVSAATWVIGTLIMGINIYYLAEKLVTSLKDSHLGKAVKVLCGILGTLCLLVYLCSILYLAIRKNKESTHLLALTGQKVYKFLNQTIYLERTFLRMQLPQQRTTN from the exons ATGGCGGCGAACTCGTCCCCACAGCCGCAGTTTATgacaaacactgcaaacaagaaCCTTTCCAATCAGCCACTGATTGATGATATCGAATATGATCAGATTGTTGTACCCGAT AAGAAAAGCTGGAAGAACATATTTTCATATGTTGGTCCTGGTTTCCTTGTTTGTATTGCCTATATCGATCCTGGAAATT TTCAAACTGATTTACAAGCTGGAGCTCAATACAAATATGGG TTGCTTTGGATAATCTTACTGGCGTCCTTTGCTGCTCTTGTGATCCAATCCTTGGCAGCGAATCTAGGGGTGGTTACAG GGAAGCATTTAGCAGAGCATTGTAGAAAGGAGTACCCAAAGGTGCCAAATTTCATCCTATGGATCATAGCAGAAATCGCTATTGTGGCATGTGACATTCCTGAGG TTATTGGGACAGCATTTGCTTTAAACATGCTGTTCAGAATACCAATATGGTGTGGTGTGCTGATCACAGGGCTGAGTACTTTGGGTCTACTTCTATTACAACAGTATGGG GTTCGGAAACTTGAATTCTTGATTGCATTCCTTGTACTTACCATAGCTGTATGCTTTTTTGTGGAGCTTGGATATGCAAAGCCGGAGTCTTCAGAAGTTCTCCATGGGCTTTTTGTTCCTCAACTCAAAGGGAGTGGTGCAACTAAGCTTGCTATTTCCCTACTTGGTGCTATGGTTATGCC GCACAATCTTTTCCTCCATTCAGCCCTGGTGCTTTCCAGGAAAATTCCTCGATCTGTCAATGGCATCAGA GACGCATGCAGATATTATCTAATCGAAAGTGGTCTGGCTTTGATGGTGGCATTTCTTATCAACATATCAGTTATTTCAGTCAGTGGTGCTGTCTGCAATTCCTCAACTATGACCGCAGATGACCGGGAGAAGTGTGAGGACTTAGACCTGAACAAAGCCTCTTTTTTACTCCAA AATGTTTTAGGGAACTGGAGTTCCAAGCTATTTGCAATTGCTTTACTAGCATCGGGACAGAGTTCGACAATAACTGGGACATACGCCGGGCAATACGTTATGCAG ggttttcttgatttacggCTGAAGCCATGGATAAGGAACTTCTTAACTCGTAGCTTAGCTATAGTCCCAAGTTTAATTGTTTCACTTATTGGAGGCTCTGCTGGGGCTGGAGACTTGATCATTATTGCTTCG ATGATCTTATCTTTTGAGCTCCCCTTTGCTCTGATTCCATTGCTCAAATTCACAAGCAGTAAAACCAAGATGGGTTCACATGTAAATCCAGTTGCG GTTTCAGCAGCAACCTGGGTTATTGGCACATTAATCATGGGAATAAATATATATTATCTAGCAGAGAAGTTGGTTACCTCTCTCAAGGATAGCCATTTAGGAAAGGCGGTTAAGGTTCTTTGTGGAATATTAGGCACCTTGTGTTTGTTAGTTTATCTGTGCAGTATCTTGTACTTGGCTATCCGAAAAAATAAGGAAAGCACGCACCTTCTGGCGCTTACAGGGCA GAAGGTTTACAAGTTTCTGAATCAAACAATCTACCTAGAGAGGACA CTGCGCATGCAGTTGCCTCAGCAGAGGACCACTAATTGA
- the LOC107797051 gene encoding metal transporter Nramp6-like isoform X1 yields the protein MPYSYKLLSAGAMNKQCYLRKKSWKNIFSYVGPGFLVCIAYIDPGNFQTDLQAGAQYKYGLLWIILLASFAALVIQSLAANLGVVTGKHLAEHCRKEYPKVPNFILWIIAEIAIVACDIPEVIGTAFALNMLFRIPIWCGVLITGLSTLGLLLLQQYGVRKLEFLIAFLVLTIAVCFFVELGYAKPESSEVLHGLFVPQLKGSGATKLAISLLGAMVMPHNLFLHSALVLSRKIPRSVNGIRDACRYYLIESGLALMVAFLINISVISVSGAVCNSSTMTADDREKCEDLDLNKASFLLQNVLGNWSSKLFAIALLASGQSSTITGTYAGQYVMQGFLDLRLKPWIRNFLTRSLAIVPSLIVSLIGGSAGAGDLIIIASMILSFELPFALIPLLKFTSSKTKMGSHVNPVAVSAATWVIGTLIMGINIYYLAEKLVTSLKDSHLGKAVKVLCGILGTLCLLVYLCSILYLAIRKNKESTHLLALTGQEGLQVSESNNLPREDILRMQLPQQRTTN from the exons ATGCCATATTCCTATAAACTGTTGTCAGCTGGAGCTATGAACAAGCAATGTTACTTGAGA AAGAAAAGCTGGAAGAACATATTTTCATATGTTGGTCCTGGTTTCCTTGTTTGTATTGCCTATATCGATCCTGGAAATT TTCAAACTGATTTACAAGCTGGAGCTCAATACAAATATGGG TTGCTTTGGATAATCTTACTGGCGTCCTTTGCTGCTCTTGTGATCCAATCCTTGGCAGCGAATCTAGGGGTGGTTACAG GGAAGCATTTAGCAGAGCATTGTAGAAAGGAGTACCCAAAGGTGCCAAATTTCATCCTATGGATCATAGCAGAAATCGCTATTGTGGCATGTGACATTCCTGAGG TTATTGGGACAGCATTTGCTTTAAACATGCTGTTCAGAATACCAATATGGTGTGGTGTGCTGATCACAGGGCTGAGTACTTTGGGTCTACTTCTATTACAACAGTATGGG GTTCGGAAACTTGAATTCTTGATTGCATTCCTTGTACTTACCATAGCTGTATGCTTTTTTGTGGAGCTTGGATATGCAAAGCCGGAGTCTTCAGAAGTTCTCCATGGGCTTTTTGTTCCTCAACTCAAAGGGAGTGGTGCAACTAAGCTTGCTATTTCCCTACTTGGTGCTATGGTTATGCC GCACAATCTTTTCCTCCATTCAGCCCTGGTGCTTTCCAGGAAAATTCCTCGATCTGTCAATGGCATCAGA GACGCATGCAGATATTATCTAATCGAAAGTGGTCTGGCTTTGATGGTGGCATTTCTTATCAACATATCAGTTATTTCAGTCAGTGGTGCTGTCTGCAATTCCTCAACTATGACCGCAGATGACCGGGAGAAGTGTGAGGACTTAGACCTGAACAAAGCCTCTTTTTTACTCCAA AATGTTTTAGGGAACTGGAGTTCCAAGCTATTTGCAATTGCTTTACTAGCATCGGGACAGAGTTCGACAATAACTGGGACATACGCCGGGCAATACGTTATGCAG ggttttcttgatttacggCTGAAGCCATGGATAAGGAACTTCTTAACTCGTAGCTTAGCTATAGTCCCAAGTTTAATTGTTTCACTTATTGGAGGCTCTGCTGGGGCTGGAGACTTGATCATTATTGCTTCG ATGATCTTATCTTTTGAGCTCCCCTTTGCTCTGATTCCATTGCTCAAATTCACAAGCAGTAAAACCAAGATGGGTTCACATGTAAATCCAGTTGCG GTTTCAGCAGCAACCTGGGTTATTGGCACATTAATCATGGGAATAAATATATATTATCTAGCAGAGAAGTTGGTTACCTCTCTCAAGGATAGCCATTTAGGAAAGGCGGTTAAGGTTCTTTGTGGAATATTAGGCACCTTGTGTTTGTTAGTTTATCTGTGCAGTATCTTGTACTTGGCTATCCGAAAAAATAAGGAAAGCACGCACCTTCTGGCGCTTACAGGGCAAGAAGGTTTACAAGTTTCTGAATCAAACAATCTACCTAGAGAGGACATTCTGCGCATGCAGTTGCCTCAGCAGAGGACCACTAATTGA